CGTTtgctttatatataaatatatgctatatcatatatataaatatatacaagcCATTCtgctttattctttttttaaaaatcgatTTGAAAACGAAACTTCACTCTTGTTGCCACGGAGCTGCAGGCGGCGGAGTCACGTGACCGCGCTGCTGGGCCTGCTGTTTGTTCAGCCACAGAAGAAAAATGGCGACTCCGTGAGCAGCCAGCGCAGACACCGGGCTAACGTTTCCAGACCTCGCGCCGACAAGACCCGCGAGCATCACTGGATTTCCCCCACCGTCTTGGCCCCCACTGCTTCGGCTGCGTGGGGGCGCCGCATTCGCTCGCCTCCGCGACAGCCACTCGCGCGCACAGAAGTTCGCATTGTAAGAGAATAGCGATCGCCGATCATGAGAGGGAAGAGAGGCAGGCCGCCCGCACCGCAGCCGTCCGAGGAGCCCTCGCCTGCTACCACCCGCGGACTGCGACCCAGGAGGAATATCAAGCCCAGGGCGAGAGACAGCGGGGATGAGGAGCCCGACAGCCCCGTGAGGGAGACGAGCAAGCCGAACAGAAAGAAGAAAGCGGGGTCCATCCCGTCAACACGGGGCAGGGGACGAGGCAGAGGCGGCAGAGGTAGAGGTAGAGGGGGTCGCGGTGGAAGGCGCTCGGCTCCCTACAAAGCGGTGGTGTACGACGACCATGAGAGCGAAGAGGAGGACGATGCTGTGAGCCTGAGGTCTGAGGAGTTCGTAGAGGAGCCCCAGTCTGAGGAGGACGAGGCCCTGAAAGAGGATTCGGATTGTCTGGAAGATGATGATGTGCttggagcagaagaggaggaagaggaggaggtggaggatgaTGCCAGCTACTGTACCGAGAGTAGCTTCAGGAGCCACGCCAGCACACCGGGTAGGCGACACTCCATCCGAGAGCGAGCACAACACACTCGCTCAGGAAGCGCTCACATTATTGCTCAAAATGGAGAATGTGGAGTGAATGAAGGCAGGCCGCGGAGCGCCCTGCAGGTGAGACGGTGCTCCGACACCTGCAGACCTGGTGCCCCCGAGTCCTGACAGCTCACCCCTCCTTCTCAAACACCCCCCACATCAGCTTCGGATGACAGGTCGTTCGGAAACTCggaatggaaaatgttagcTGCTAACTAGCTAACATTAGCAATTCAATTAGCTCCTGTAATACACCTCTAAACAGGACTCAATGCAGATGTTTTCCAAAATCATTCAGTGCTCAAACAGTAGACCGGAACACGTCAATTAGTAATCTTTGAAATTTTAACGCAACAATTCATGTTAATGGTGTGGCTGAGGAATGTCTCACTAACATTGCTGGAGTTTGTTTTTAGCCTCGTTACCGCTAACTATCTGAGCTATCACGGGAGCCGCTGTCTTCATTTACCTGCGGGATATGTTCACATTCTTGTGTCCCATTACTTCTGAATTTCGCAGGACACTGCATAAACATTAGGACCACAATTAATCTTGTCTAACTGGGATTGCAAGGATGTCGCAACTcacctctttttctttttcatgaacgTGTCTGTTGAGGTGTCTCATGAcatattgatgcacattcaagtGGTAACTGATGAAATAGTGGGACCTGAAGTTGCCAAATGTTTGTAATTATGGTCTCATAGAACAGACTGCCTCATTGGAACATTAACGCTCTGCTGTGGATGGAACAGTGACACGTTTCTTTATATCATTTTCAGGGAGGAAAAGAGGCCGTGCTCCACGGCCACGAACCCCTATTCTGGAGGAGAAAAACGTTCCCTCTCTCGAGCTTCCCAAGACTTCCGAGGATCTCCTGGTGCCTAATGAAGAACTGCTGAATGCGATCTCTGTCTATGAGGTGCTGCGGAATTTCAGCACTGTGCTCCGGCTGTCCCCCTTCCGCTTTGAGGATTTCTGCGCCGCCCTGACAGGACAGGAGCAGTGCACTTTAATAGCAGAGACACACATCTCTCTGCTGAAGGCCATCCTGCGTGAGGAGGACACCTCCAACACGACCTTTGGACCTGCCGACCTCAAGGACAGTGTCAATTCCACTCTGTACTTCATCGATGGCATGACGTGGCCGGAGGTGCTGCGGGCCTATTGTGAAAGTGACAAAGAGTACCACCACGTCTTGCGTCACCTGGTGGTGGATGAGTATCCGTATGGGCCGCTTGAAACAAAGATCAGGGTCCTTCAGTTCCTGGTGGATCAGTTCCTTGCGACCAACATTGCTCGGGAGGAACTGATGTCAGATGGCGCCATGCAGTACGACGACCACTGCCGCGTGTGCCACCGGCTCGGCGACCTGCTCTGCTGTGAGACCTGCTCGGCCGTTTACCACCTGGAGTGTGTGAAGCCTCCGCTCACTGAGGTCCCGGAGGACGAGTGGCAGTGTGAGATCTGCGTGGCGCACAAGGTGCCTGGAGTCACGGACTGCGTGGCCGAGGTGCAAAAGAACAAGCCCTATATCCGTCAGGAGCCCATTGGATACGATCGGCACCAGAGGAAGTACTGGTTCCTAAACAGAAGGATTATAGTGTAAGTTTGGACCTAGTCATTGGCTTGTTGTTGACTTTCATGGCATATACACCACCTGCTGTAGGACCTGAAGTTTTCGCTGGGCAGTGTGACAGAACACCAGTAGATTGCTTGTGAATTGCTTGTGAACGATGAAGTTGAAGATAATCTCACAGAGTGTGAGACTCAAAAGACCATTTTGAAAGGAAGCCAGAAGGTGTTTACTGATGTTCGGCTGCTGTTGAACACGCTTGAGCGATTGAAGCTTAAAAAGCAGAGGGTTTTGTTCACTGATACTTGCCCATTGTGTACTATAATGAAGCGTCACGCTGGTATGATGAAGCACAGTCCTGTCATGTTCAAACACTTTCCACACCAGCTGCTTCATGAATCATGGCTACAGCTTGTTACAGCTTTTCACCAATGCTTTAATTTTCCTTTCTTTGTTCCTCAAAGAGATACATTTGTCTCCAGCATGTTCATCTCAGGGTTTGACTTCCTCACCATTACTGTCTGTGACTGCTGCATTAAACCCGCTGCTGTGATATTGCCTGTGTCACACAAAGGTTTTTGAAAGTGAATCTAAATCTCCTCATACATGTGTTCATCAGCGCGTGTCTATTTCTTCCCTCTGTCTCACCTGCAGCGAGGAAGATGGCGAGcacgagaagaagaagatctggTACTATAGCACTAGAAGTCAGCTGGAAGAGCTGATGTTCTTTCTGGATAAGGAGTACTGGGAGATGGACCTCTGCGCCACTCtagaggagatgaaggaggaagtTCACGCTCACATGGACATCACGGAGGAGCTGACCAGCAAAGCACGTGGAAGCACAAAAGCCTACCTCACTGCTTCTAAtggtcagtgtgtttctgaacTTCAGTACAGATGATGGAACTAAATAGGTGACGAGTGAGGAGCGTCAACACATAAGCGGTATCAGCTTGTGTGCACCTGCTGTGAGATGCTGCCATCTTTGTGGCAGTGCTCTGGTTTCTCACCTGCTTCTCTGATCTGATGGAGATCAGCTTATGTGACCTAAACATACTCCTGCACCCACAATGAGAACACAGCTGCGTGGAGTCAGGTGTCAGGGACTGAGGGGTTCCACAGCACCACTCTTCGCTCTCTGACCTCATATTCCAACGTCTGTGTTCTGTGTTCAGCATGACCACGGTGTCTCCGTTAACGTTTCTCCCTCCTGTTTGTAGAAGAAATCATGGAGCGACTGAAGAGCTGTCGAGCGtcggaggaagagaagaagcagcaggaagcagctttGAAGTCGGAAGCTGAAGCTGGAACCATCATCACGGCTGAGGAGAGATCAGAGCTCCAGGCTGGAGGACACGAAGACTCGCAGCCTGAGGAGGTGTCAGAAGGTAGACTTGTTCATCAGCTTGACTGTCTCCCGCTGTGCCAGCTGTTGAGTTAATGGTCTCGATCCCACAGAgcccacagcgccccctgctgagcagGAAAGGGACTCAAACATCAGCTCAGCTGCCCCAGAAGCAGTTCTGGCTGAGTCACAAGGAGAGTCTCAGGAAGGTGGGGATTCCCCTGCAGAGCCACTGCAGCAGAGAGGTACTGGCAGATCCTGCTCCATCATGTTGCACTGTTAACAGAATTTACTGTTCTGCTCTTGTCCTCGAAGTTGAGGACCAAAAGTCCAGTGGTGACAAGGAACACCTCGCAGCTAAAGCTGAACAAACCCAACTGAACCCAGAGTCCCGCTCCAGGAGTGCGGAGCCGCCGGACCTGCACGACCCGTCCTCACACTCGTCCTTCACCAGCCAGGACGGGACAGGTAGCAACCGTGGCTGTGATTCTCATGACAGTTGTCTAACGTGAAGTGTGCTGCGATTGACAGAAGAGTACAACCTGAAGATGAGCAAGGCTGGCCAGGACTCGAACCAACCGCCCACCATAGGCAGCAAAGAGGTGAGCGCTCAGATTCTCTGTGGTATTGCTACCAACAGCTTCTGGGCCTCCTGTGTTTTTGGAGCTTGgtgatgctactgccacctgctgtccaattgcACCCAATATATACAATACTTATTTGGCAACAACTAAccgtttttctttattttccaatCATCATTTAAAGAAGTTTCATTTAAAgaattttttgtcttttttgtctttttgtcatttatatgaagttttgttttcaacTCCTTTTCATCCTCTTATTCATTTTCTCTTTAATAAAACTATACAGCAAGGATTGACTTGgttgtttctctgtgtttcagTCGTCACCTTCACGTTCAGACTCTGAAGCATCGTTTCTCAGCTTGTTCAGGCGAGAACCCCCCGCGGCTCAGGGCTTGTTCAAACTGGGTCAGGAGGGAAAGTACCGGGTCTACCATAACCAGTACAGCACCAACGTACTGGCACTCAACAAGCACCAGCACCGCGAGGACCACGACAAGAGACGGCACCTGTCCCACAAGTTCAGCCTGACCACCGCCTCAGAGTTCAAGTGGAACGGCGTCGTCTATGGGTCGCGGGGCGTCACAGTCAGCACCCTGCGTCTCACCATCATCCAGCTGGAGACCAACGTCCCACCCCCCTTCATGCACCCCAACTGGGCCTCACACAGGTACTGGGCCCGTCCAGAGAACTTTCTCTGGTGGAACTCTGCTGGTGCTTCATCTTCTTGTTCCCACCAGAACCAACTGGAACAAAGCGGTGCAGATGTGCAGCAAGGCCCGAGAGTTTGCATTGGCACTAGCCATCCTTGAGTGTGCCATTAAACCTGTGGTCACGCTGCCTGTCTGGAAGGAGTCTCTAGGGCACACCAGGTAGTGTCCTCCACGACTCCTCACGTCCTGCACTGTGGTGGGTTGTGATTCCATTTTCGGCTGCAGGCTTCACCGCATGACCTCCATGGAgcgtgaggagaaggagaaggtgaagaagcgggagaagaagctggaggatgaagagaCGCTCCAGCAGGCCACCTGGGTGAAGTACACTATTCCCATCAAGCACCAGGTAAACCAGCCGGGAGGGGTGTGTGTTTCTGAGGCAAGAATCTTGCCTAAAGCACAGTCCATGCACAGGTCTGGAAGCAGAAGGGGGAGGAGTACCGGGTGACCGGGTATGGTGGCTGGAGCTGGGTCAGCAAGACCCACGTCCCACGCTTCGTTCCTCGGCTGCCAGGAAATACCAACGTCAACTACCGCAGGGACCTGGACGGTTTGTGTCTCACAGTCCGCACTGCTGCTCTCTGAAgctcatttccatttgtttttagcATCTAAAACCAGGCAGGAAGCGTCTAAAGTTCAActtgagaagaaagaaaacgATCCTGGGATCATGCTGGAAGAGGAAACGGCTGGAGTTAATGGGGAGGATGTGACGATTGAGAGTCCTGCTGAGAATGGACATGCAGAGAAGGAGAAAAccaatgatgaagaggagaagatggaaACTGACCATGACTCTGTTACAGCTGTGCCAGGAGAAGGTGTGACGTCGGTGTAATCTACTGCCATATTACCTTCCTGACGTTGCGTTTTCTTCTTGTGTAGACTCGTCAGCCGTGCAGCCGACCAAACAAGAGTCTGTCCCGCTGAATCAGCAGGAGGAGCCGGCCTCCTCCAAGATCTTCTATGACGTGGTCAACGTCAGCGAAGGCTTCCAGCTGCGCACTGCCTacaagaagaaggtgaagccCTGCAAGCTGGACGGACTGCTGGAGCGGCGGGTCAAACAGTTCACCTTGGAAGAGAAGCAGAGACTGGAGCGGCTGAGACAGGCAGCGCTGCTGTCCAGAATGTCTGCGGCCACGACTCCGGGCAGAGTGAAGACTGAAGCGCCTTCAGAGGTGCAGCCTGGGACTGTCAAGAAGGAGGAGAGCGACCCGGTGGTTAAAAAGCTAGACTTTGGTCCGGAACAGACGGGGAACCCTTCAGAGGACCACAAAGAACTTAATGGTGGCTCCTTGATCAGCGATGGACTCGTCAATGACTGTGTACCTGAGCCCAAACCCAGCGTGGGCCAAGTGACTGAGAGTACCAAGAAACGCAGCCatgaggagatggagatgacgCACGTCGAAGAGCATCCAGACAAGACTGGCGTGCAGGTGAACGGGGACACTGCAGACTCCAAACCGGCAGATCAGTTGAAGGATCCTCTAAAGTCGCTGGTGAACGGGAACATGGATCAGAACGACGTGTCCGATGGAGATCATCCTCCTCCGCTCAAGCTTCCAAAGTTGGAGAACCATGTGGTGGAGAGCAGATGTTCTTTCAGTTCCAACGTAAACCATGACGGTACTCTGAGCTGCAAGACCCAGTCTCCAGATTCTGCCCcgatccacacaaacaaaaccgaAAGTGTTGCCTCTGTTAGTGCTTCTAATTCAAGCATGACCCCAGGTACCACTGTGACCCAGAAGACCAGAACCACCAGCTGCACTACCACCACCATCAGCAAGGAGTACACCACCAAAGACAGAGTCAGCCTTCTTAAGTTCTCCAAGTCGAAAAAATCTCGGTCCGGGACGGCGCTGCCTTCCTACCGCAAGTTTGTCACGAAGAGCAGCAAGAGGAGCATCTTCATTCTCCCCAACGATGACCTGAAGCGTCTCGCCAGGCGGGCGGGCATTAGGGAGGTTCCCATCTTCAACTACAACGCTAAACCTGCTCCTGATATCTGGCCTTACCCCTCACCAAGACCCACCTTCGGCATCACCTGGAGGTCAGTCAGATCACCGTCTGCACTAGCTTGCACTTCCATGCTAGCCTTGTGGTGTGGTGGTGGACTACTTGGGTCAGTGACGAATGACTCTGTGTCCAGGTACCGTCTGCAGACCATGAGGTCTCTGGCGGGAGTAGGTCTGATGCTGCGGCTGCTGTGGGCCTGCCTGCGCTGGGACGACATGGCGGTCAAGGCCCCCATTGGTGTCGGGACCACTCGCAAGAGTAAGATGCTTTGGATCACTTTCCTCGGAACCTGCTTTTTACTTGTCCTGTTGGTCTACAGAAACGACGGAAACCGACATCATCACCACCGAGATCATCAGGAGAAGAGACGTGGAGCCGCACGGCATCCGATCAGAATACTGCATCAGGAAGATCATCTGTCCTCTGGGAAACCGGGACACCCCCAAAGGTACCAGTTAGAGTTAGCATTAGTTTAGGTTCTCATCTGACCAGTCTGACCGTGTCCCATCAGAGACCCCAACCCCGCAGAGGAAGGGTTTGCGCTCTAGCGCGTTGAGGCCCAAGAAGCAGGAGCCGGTCAAGCAGCTTGGTCCTGTCGCGGTGGAGACCTGGGTTCCTGAGGAGGATCTGGAGCTGTGGGAGATCAGGGCTTTTGCTGAAAGGTGCAGGATCTCAGGTTGACTTGTTGAGGAGTCAAGGACTGATTCGGGCTCTCTGTGCaggctggagaaggagaaggctCAAGGCATCGACTCATCCAAGTCCAATAGTCTGAAGACTGCAGAGGAGGTTAAGGcccacctggagaaccagctgAAGCAGGCTCgcctggctgcccagcaggcaaGTCTGGACAAAGACCGGACCTGGATTTGCGCCGGGTCCTCATGTTTTGTCGCTTGTTGTCAGAAACGCCTGGAGCTGCCGAAACCCATCACGCCGTCGCCTCTCTCCACCCCCACAAGCGCCGTCTCCACTCTGCTCTGCACTCCTCCATCCCAACAGAGGCCCAGCACTGTCACACCTGGGACAAAAATGGTCCTGGCCTCCAAGCTGAGCTCTTCTGTCCCACTGCAGCAGGACAAAAACTTTCACCAGTCCTTTGCATCCTGGGTCAAACAAGgacagtccagcagcagcagcacaggtgaGGGTCCAGACAAGACCCGGGTGCTTTTGTCAGAACTGTTGTGTCAACTGGATCTGCACTGCAGGTGAGCAGAAGGTCCAAAGTATTTTTCCATCCGGACCTCCGGCCAACCTGCGAACCTACAGCACGCTGCACCCCACCACTGGCAACCTGAACCTCAGAGCCTCCAGTTCTGCCTCATCGCCCCAGAACCAGGTTTCCACCTACGCTTGGTAAGAGGACTTTCATGAGGTTGTAGCTGATGTGGGTTCTTTCTTTGTAGCCCGCCCGAGTTGGAGGACTGACCCAGGGCAGCACGGCCCCCCAGGTGTCTGTGTCTCCTGCTATAGGTCCTGCTCAACAAGGTATCTGCCAAACACTGTCCCAGAGTCATTGTCCCATAGCTCCTTCTCAAAGTTGGTCTCCGTCTGTTCCAGGCCCTCAGCAGGTGGTCTGTGGCTCCTCTGTCCCAGCCACTACTGCTCAGAAAACTGGACCCGCCCAACCTGTGGGGGCCTCCCCTCAGCCGGCCCGGCCACAGCAGGGTCAAGTCAAGCTGACGATGGCTCAGCTCATGCAGCTGACCCAGAGTGCCCAGGTCAGGCCGGTTCTGTCCTGATCTGTTCTATTCAAGTCTGCTGCTGGATCAACACTGTCTGCTCTTGTTCTTTAGGGGGGTAACCCAGGTTTAACGGTAGTGATCCAGGGTCAGGGCCAGACCCAGGGCCAGCTACAGATCATCCCACAGGGAGTTTCGGTTGTCCCTGGTCCAGGGCAGCAGCTCATGCAAGCGGCGATGCCCAACGGTCAAGTCCAGCGCTTCCTCTTCACCCCCATTCTGCAAACGTCCCCGGTGTCCACCGCTGTCCCCGCCACCATTCCCCCACCCCAGCCCACCGCCATCCACACTGCACCTACCCCCATCCAGCCCAGGGCTCAGGTCCAGACCACGCCCTCGGGTATCACCCAGACCCAGATGGCCGCGCCTGTCCCAGCACCTCTGCAGCAGAATCCTCCACCGATTTCAGTTCAGACCCACATTGCGCCTGCAGTGGTGCCACAGGACCCAGGTTCTGCACAGACCCTTGTACAAACACACCAGTCCGCAGTGACCACTCAGAACCACTTTTTCACCCATGCGCCAGCAGCTTTGGTGGGCCCACaacccggggtctcctcccccACACCCGCTCTGGCTCCAGCACAACCTGTCCTGTCTAACGCTGCCCTGGTCACCACTCATGTCCAAGCCCCGGCCTCATTCCCAGCACAGAGCTCCACACCCCTCTCCAGTCTGGCTCCGACACCATCCCATGTCCACACGACGACCTTTGCCCGACACCCGGCCCAGATTCAAGTCAGCTCTGCAGTGGTGTCTGTCAACACTCCGACACAAATAACACACTCTTTGCCCTCCCAAGTCCCTGCGCCGACCCCGGCCCTCGCACCCGTCTCCACCCCGGTCCTGGCGGTCGCTTCATCCCACGTGCTCATTCCACCCTCAGCCAAACCTCTGGCACCAGTCCAGGACAccactcctgctcctcttcatgcTGCCGTGGCTGCAGCCGTGGTGACCCCCGTCACAGCCACCTCCACCACACCGTCAGTGCCAGGTACCCACTGCCACCTTTGACACATGAACACAGAAAACCTTCAAAAAACTGAGACGCTGATGATGAACGCACAAATGGAACGTGACCAAGTGAAGTGGTCGCCCAAAGATTTATGACAGTGTTTGGTTCTGACATGTTCTTGTCCTCTTGCAGCTCTCCTGGACCAGTCAGGGGCCCGGAATCCCTCCTTGTCACCCCAGAAGGTGGCACCACTGATCCAGTCACCTGGACCCACACCCACCTCAAAAGACCCCGCCTCCCAGACTCCTCTCTCCCCTCAGTCTCAGGCACAGTTCCAGAGCCCAGGTTCTGGTTCCATCCCACAGTTGTCTCACCTTCCCGTCTCAGCGGTGCAGGTTCACATGACCGGACTGCCCGTGTCCACTGTGGTCACGCCGGTCAGACCCCCAGCAGCCCCACTGCAGCCCCAGCCTCAGACACCGATGAGAGCCCAAATTCAGGTCCAAAACTTTGGTCAGTTGCAGCAGATGCCACACGCGCAGATCCAGCCCCAGTCACAGGTCCACCCCCAGATCCGAGTCCAGTTCCAAGCTCAGCCCACGACACAGGTCCAGCCCCTCGCTCACATCCAACCTCACATACGGTTCCAGACGCAGCCCCAGGTCCAGACCTCAGGACACGTCCACCCTCAAGTTCCCGGTGCACTGCAAGCACAAACCCAGAGCCAGCATCCGGTTCCAATTCAGCCTCAGATACAGACTCCGTTAGCCCAggttcaagtccagtttcagCAACAGAACCCTCCTCACACTCCGCAGCAGGGCCAAGTCCAGAGTCAGCCTCATTTTCAAGTCCACTCTCCCCCAACCCCccaagtgcagcagcagctgcaggtccaAACACAACCTCAAGTCCAGGCCAAGCTCCAGGTCCAGTTCCAGCCTCAGGCTCCAAGTCCAGTTCAGGCACAACCCCAGATTCAGGTCCAGTCACCGATCAGACACCAGCTCATCACGGTACCGAGCATTCAGCAGCCGGTCCAGCTGCTGTCGGCTCTGCCGGCTCACGTAGCCGCACAGATCCAGGCCCAGCTCCAGGCCCAGCAGCAGGGGGGTTCCATGCCACAGCAGATCAAACTGCAGCTGCCCATCCAGATCCAGCAGACGAGCGGTCCCATCCAGACACACCAGATCCAAAACATGGTGACGATACAGGCGCCAGTGGGCGTGCAGGAGCAGATCCAgaggatgcagcagcagcaacaacaacaacaacaacaacaacaacagccaccaaagaagaagaagcagctcgaTACAAAAAGGGACCAGAAGGACCGGAGTCTGCAGAAAGCCTGTTCTAGTGAGGGGCCCCAGAAACAGGTGTGTCAGGTTTCATGCACCTCTTGGACAATATgtggttgttttttgtttttttttttatttaatactgACATTTTTATTAAGTTTTCAAAATACAAGTGGCAATTGCCAATTCAAAGACAGTATACTTTCCTGTATATATAAAACCACACAATATAAGATAAtaatggaaaagaaaagaaaattacaAAAAAGGTTGAGATTGTTATGTTAATTATGGTTATATGCCGAGTCCTTCAGTCTCATGTGTTACCAATTTACTCCTGTCTCAACTGAAGTTTCAAAAATCTTCCATTTTCTCCAAGTGTCCATGAGCATCTCTTCTTTCAGTTGGAGTTTAAAGGTCATCCTTTCCATGTCATATATTTCCTTCACAATATTTATCCAGTCATTCACAGTTGGTGCCTCTACTTTGTTGTATCCAATCAACAATATGCTCAATAAGTACACATCTTTTTTGTTCACATATTCTCCAGTATTTCGCAAATATTTAACCTTACTTTCCCATGGTATGCCATCCGCTCCTCATTTGTaatctggattttcatttcatttccccATTTTTCCTTAATGTATATTGTCGAATACTGAGACCCCTGTCTCAGATTCTTATATATTTTAGAAATTTCTGTGAATTGTTTCCTTTGTCACTATCTGCTTGTTGATTTTAAAGGCCTTAGCACTCAGGGTTTCCAAAGTCTGTCGCTCACACTTCCTGTCCCCTTGTGTAGGTGTCACCAAAGAGTCCAGCAGCCGAGCTTCTGAGGCAGAAAAAGAGTCAGGCCGCTGCCGAGCGCGAGGAGAACCACAGGTCAGGTTCTGACTCTTAACATAGCATGTCCTGGTCCAACTGCTCTCTGACCATGTCTGTGCTCCAGGATGATAGTGTGCAACCAGGTGATGAAGTTCCTGCTGGACAAGATCGAGAAGGACGAGAAGCAGGCAGCGAGGCGGCGCCGGAAAGAAGAGGTGGTGGAGCAGAAGCGCTCACGGCAAAACGCCACCAAGCTCACCGCGCTGCTCTACAAGCACAAGGAGCAGCTGAAGTCTGAGATCCTCAAGAAACGCGCCCTGCTGGAcaaagagctgcagctgcaggtccagGTAGGCGTGGCCCCAGTCCTCGCTGCTCACCTCAGGTTGGTTCCTCACTGTGCCCGTCTGTCTCAGGATGAACTGAGGCGGGACATCGCTCGGCtgcagaaggagaaggagaaggctCGCACGGCCATCGCTCAGGCGGCAGCGACTTTGAAGGTGGCACCCAAGTCCTCGCACTCATCCCACTCCGCACATCCGTCAACGCACAGTGTCCACCCTACGTCTTCCTCCTCGACACACAAACGGAAGAGGGATGAGGACCGGGACAGAGAGCGGCACAGAGACCGCGAGAGACATCACGACAGGGACAAGAAGCGGGACAGAGACAAAGACCGGGACAGATATCgggacaaagacaaagaccgggagaaggagagggaacGGCACAGAGACCGGGAGAAGGACCAGGAGCGGCACCGGGACAGAGACCAGGAGAGAGACGCCAGCTCGTCTAaacataagaagaagaagaaaccggCGTCGACCTCAAAAGACCACAAGGACAACAAGCTCTACTGCGTCTGCAAGACCCCCTACGACGAGTCCAAGTGAGTCCAACCGAGGCGTGCTGCCCATAACGTGGCGCTCCTGCTTTTGCTG
The genomic region above belongs to Synchiropus splendidus isolate RoL2022-P1 chromosome 19, RoL_Sspl_1.0, whole genome shotgun sequence and contains:
- the LOC128750528 gene encoding nucleosome-remodeling factor subunit BPTF-like isoform X1, which encodes MRGKRGRPPAPQPSEEPSPATTRGLRPRRNIKPRARDSGDEEPDSPVRETSKPNRKKKAGSIPSTRGRGRGRGGRGRGRGGRGGRRSAPYKAVVYDDHESEEEDDAVSLRSEEFVEEPQSEEDEALKEDSDCLEDDDVLGAEEEEEEEVEDDASYCTESSFRSHASTPGRKRGRAPRPRTPILEEKNVPSLELPKTSEDLLVPNEELLNAISVYEVLRNFSTVLRLSPFRFEDFCAALTGQEQCTLIAETHISLLKAILREEDTSNTTFGPADLKDSVNSTLYFIDGMTWPEVLRAYCESDKEYHHVLRHLVVDEYPYGPLETKIRVLQFLVDQFLATNIAREELMSDGAMQYDDHCRVCHRLGDLLCCETCSAVYHLECVKPPLTEVPEDEWQCEICVAHKVPGVTDCVAEVQKNKPYIRQEPIGYDRHQRKYWFLNRRIIVEEDGEHEKKKIWYYSTRSQLEELMFFLDKEYWEMDLCATLEEMKEEVHAHMDITEELTSKARGSTKAYLTASNEEIMERLKSCRASEEEKKQQEAALKSEAEAGTIITAEERSELQAGGHEDSQPEEVSEEPTAPPAEQERDSNISSAAPEAVLAESQGESQEGGDSPAEPLQQRVEDQKSSGDKEHLAAKAEQTQLNPESRSRSAEPPDLHDPSSHSSFTSQDGTEEYNLKMSKAGQDSNQPPTIGSKESSPSRSDSEASFLSLFRREPPAAQGLFKLGQEGKYRVYHNQYSTNVLALNKHQHREDHDKRRHLSHKFSLTTASEFKWNGVVYGSRGVTVSTLRLTIIQLETNVPPPFMHPNWASHRTNWNKAVQMCSKAREFALALAILECAIKPVVTLPVWKESLGHTRLHRMTSMEREEKEKVKKREKKLEDEETLQQATWVKYTIPIKHQVWKQKGEEYRVTGYGGWSWVSKTHVPRFVPRLPGNTNVNYRRDLDASKTRQEASKVQLEKKENDPGIMLEEETAGVNGEDVTIESPAENGHAEKEKTNDEEEKMETDHDSVTAVPGEDSSAVQPTKQESVPLNQQEEPASSKIFYDVVNVSEGFQLRTAYKKKVKPCKLDGLLERRVKQFTLEEKQRLERLRQAALLSRMSAATTPGRVKTEAPSEVQPGTVKKEESDPVVKKLDFGPEQTGNPSEDHKELNGGSLISDGLVNDCVPEPKPSVGQVTESTKKRSHEEMEMTHVEEHPDKTGVQVNGDTADSKPADQLKDPLKSLVNGNMDQNDVSDGDHPPPLKLPKLENHVVESRCSFSSNVNHDGTLSCKTQSPDSAPIHTNKTESVASVSASNSSMTPGTTVTQKTRTTSCTTTTISKEYTTKDRVSLLKFSKSKKSRSGTALPSYRKFVTKSSKRSIFILPNDDLKRLARRAGIREVPIFNYNAKPAPDIWPYPSPRPTFGITWRYRLQTMRSLAGVGLMLRLLWACLRWDDMAVKAPIGVGTTRKKTTETDIITTEIIRRRDVEPHGIRSEYCIRKIICPLGNRDTPKETPTPQRKGLRSSALRPKKQEPVKQLGPVAVETWVPEEDLELWEIRAFAERLEKEKAQGIDSSKSNSLKTAEEVKAHLENQLKQARLAAQQKRLELPKPITPSPLSTPTSAVSTLLCTPPSQQRPSTVTPGTKMVLASKLSSSVPLQQDKNFHQSFASWVKQGQSSSSSTGEQKVQSIFPSGPPANLRTYSTLHPTTGNLNLRASSSASSPQNQPARVGGLTQGSTAPQVSVSPAIGPAQQGPQQVVCGSSVPATTAQKTGPAQPVGASPQPARPQQGQVKLTMAQLMQLTQSAQGGNPGLTVVIQGQGQTQGQLQIIPQGVSVVPGPGQQLMQAAMPNGQVQRFLFTPILQTSPVSTAVPATIPPPQPTAIHTAPTPIQPRAQVQTTPSGITQTQMAAPVPAPLQQNPPPISVQTHIAPAVVPQDPGSAQTLVQTHQSAVTTQNHFFTHAPAALVGPQPGVSSPTPALAPAQPVLSNAALVTTHVQAPASFPAQSSTPLSSLAPTPSHVHTTTFARHPAQIQVSSAVVSVNTPTQITHSLPSQVPAPTPALAPVSTPVLAVASSHVLIPPSAKPLAPVQDTTPAPLHAAVAAAVVTPVTATSTTPSVPALLDQSGARNPSLSPQKVAPLIQSPGPTPTSKDPASQTPLSPQSQAQFQSPGSGSIPQLSHLPVSAVQVHMTGLPVSTVVTPVRPPAAPLQPQPQTPMRAQIQVQNFGQLQQMPHAQIQPQSQVHPQIRVQFQAQPTTQVQPLAHIQPHIRFQTQPQVQTSGHVHPQVPGALQAQTQSQHPVPIQPQIQTPLAQVQVQFQQQNPPHTPQQGQVQSQPHFQVHSPPTPQVQQQLQVQTQPQVQAKLQVQFQPQAPSPVQAQPQIQVQSPIRHQLITVPSIQQPVQLLSALPAHVAAQIQAQLQAQQQGGSMPQQIKLQLPIQIQQTSGPIQTHQIQNMVTIQAPVGVQEQIQRMQQQQQQQQQQQQQPPKKKKQLDTKRDQKDRSLQKACSSEGPQKQVSPKSPAAELLRQKKSQAAAEREENHRMIVCNQVMKFLLDKIEKDEKQAARRRRKEEVVEQKRSRQNATKLTALLYKHKEQLKSEILKKRALLDKELQLQVQDELRRDIARLQKEKEKARTAIAQAAATLKVAPKSSHSSHSAHPSTHSVHPTSSSSTHKRKRDEDRDRERHRDRERHHDRDKKRDRDKDRDRYRDKDKDREKERERHRDREKDQERHRDRDQERDASSSKHKKKKKPASTSKDHKDNKLYCVCKTPYDESKFYIGCDLCSNWFHGACVGITEKEAKKLEDFVCNDCRRAQEGSGEELYCICRTPYDESQFYIGCDRCQNWYHGRCVGILQSEATHIDVYVCPQCQSTEDAMTVLTPLTDKDYEGLKRILRSLQSHKMAWPFLEPVDPHDAPDYYRVIKEPMDFSTMDLRLQKRHYNKLTEFVADVTKVFDNCRYYNPNDTPFFQCAEVLEAFFVQKLKSFKGSRSHNNKLQSPAS